The genomic segment TGTTTGACACGATGGCCGAGTGCGTTGAAGCAACCCGCGCCAACGTTTCGGTGATTTTCTTGCCCGCGCAGTTTGTTCTCGACGGGGCCGTCGAAGCCATCAGGGCAGGCATAAAGGTCGTTGTGGTCGTGCCGGAGCACATACCGCTCGTGGACATGATGAAGATAAGACAGGAAGCCAGAGAGGCGGGTGCTCTCGTCATCGGCGGTAACACGGCAGGCATAATAAGCCCGGGAAAGGCCAACGTGGGAATAATGCCCGACATTGCCTTCAGGCCTGGAAGAGTGGGCACCGTGTCCCGCTCGGGCTCGCTCACTTATTACGTGGCAGACACACTGTCCAGCTCCGGCTTCGGGGAGACGACCTGCGTCGGATTGGGCGGGGACCCGATTCTCGGCACGACCTTTGAAGAGGTACTCGATCTCTTTGACAAAGATCCTCACACGCGTGCGGTCGTGCTTGTGGGCGAGATTGGCGGCGTATACGAAGAGATGGCCCCTCCTCGAATAGCCACCATGACGAAGCCCGTTCTCGCAATGGTGGCAGGCGTTCACGCCCCACGAGGAAAGCGAATGGGACACGCGGGGGCAATAATAGAAGGGACGATGGGGACGGCGAAGGAGAAACTGAGAGCCCTTGAAGAAGCGGGAGCCCACATAGCCCGCACCTTTCTTGATATTCCTCTAATTCTCACTAGACTGGGAGTCTGAAACAGGCTCGTGGCGTGCCCGATATGAATTCGCCGATCATATGCGAAGTGTTCCGTTCATCTCAGAAGGGAGACGTTCCGGAAAGTCTCCACAGGGGGCACGTCGCTGTCGTTGATGACGGTGGCAGACTACTCTTCTCCACCGGCAATCCGTTTTTTCAAACCTTCGCAAGAAGCGTTCTGAAACCCTTCCAACTTGTCGCCGTCAGTGAATCGGGCGCCGCCGACCATTTCTCTTTCTCAAACAAAGAACTCGCAATCATGGCCGGTTCGCACAGCGGGAGTGCGGCGCATCTGGAGGTCGTGCAGGGAATCCTGTCCAAAATCGGGCTCGACGAGGACGCGCTCGAGTGCGGAAGCCATCAACCTCGTGATCCCGAGCAGAGCAGGCTCATCAACGAAGGAACACGCCGCCTCTGTCAACTTCACTACAACTGTTCTGGAAAGAACTC from the Candidatus Eisenbacteria bacterium genome contains:
- a CDS encoding asparaginase produces the protein MNSPIICEVFRSSQKGDVPESLHRGHVAVVDDGGRLLFSTGNPFFQTFARSVLKPFQLVAVSESGAADHFSFSNKELAIMAGSHSGSAAHLEVVQGILSKIGLDEDALECGSHQPRDPEQSRLINEGTRRLCQLHYNCSGKNS
- the sucD gene encoding succinate--CoA ligase subunit alpha, which gives rise to MPRQRKKELAVAILVDENSRVVVQGITGGAGSFHTKRMLEYGTKVVAGTSPGKAGQNVEGVPVFDTMAECVEATRANVSVIFLPAQFVLDGAVEAIRAGIKVVVVVPEHIPLVDMMKIRQEAREAGALVIGGNTAGIISPGKANVGIMPDIAFRPGRVGTVSRSGSLTYYVADTLSSSGFGETTCVGLGGDPILGTTFEEVLDLFDKDPHTRAVVLVGEIGGVYEEMAPPRIATMTKPVLAMVAGVHAPRGKRMGHAGAIIEGTMGTAKEKLRALEEAGAHIARTFLDIPLILTRLGV